The sequence GATAGTAAGCGGCAGCAGTCGGTACTCCCATCCAGAGAAAGCGAGCATAGGCAAACCAGGCAGATAGAAGAGGAATCAATGGGGGACCTGGAACACAAAGTGCATGCGACAGTTCCGTGTAAGCACACCAATCCCACAACCTGTACTGTTAGATGTGGCTCGAGTACAGTACCTGGAAAGTGTAAGCGTCTCGTCTGATATGCCTTGTATTGCACAAACAATAGATAAGCACCTACAACGACAGTCAGTAGAGCAACGAGAAACATTGCGCGCCAAAGAGGCTTGTCACTGCAGACGTGCAAGGCAAAGAAATTTAATTCGTTTTGCTGAAATATGCTGTTTAGGTAGGCACACTCGCAGCTCCCAGTACGTACAGGTCACGTGGACAGCGATGCCGGCGCAAACGTTGAACCGGAAAACATACGGGCATACCACGCGACATAACGccgacgtgtgtgtgtgtgtgtgtgtgtgaacaccTCATGCACGAATGACTATAACCCGTTCATCACACCAATACACTCTGCGCGCGCATACATTCAGTCATGCAATGTTGGACCGGTATGCATGCAAATAGCCACTACACAAGCACCAAGAATAAGGCTTCAAGACGATTCACACTCTCTAGAGCGACGGTCTATTGGCACGTTGCATGAATGACTATGTTTTTGTAGCTTCTAAGACGACTTGGACGCGTCTCCTAATGTCTAAATCATGGATGATTGTGTAGTTAATCCTGTTTTCGTCCAACGTCTTTTTCATTACTCTCGTAAATTCTTGCAGCTCTTTCAGGTTGGGTCTAACTCTGACACCGTCGTCTTCAATACACTGTTGGTGTGGTTCAATCACAAAGAGACGAGAAGACTTTGAACGGTATCTCTCTAAACTTGTACCAGCCCACGGATTATCCAGTAGGCGTTTGTAGGCTTCTTCTCCTAGATAGTAGCGAGCGTAAACAAGAGGGTCAATTCCTCTGTCCATTAGGTAGGGTACGCCTTCTTTTGTGTTGCGCTCTTCCACTTCGTTCTGCTTCTGTAGGATGTCCAGCTGGAGACGTTCGAATGCATCGGGATGTTTCTGGTGATCAAAATCGTCGCGTTTTAGTTTCTGCTGTTTAATGATTCCTCGTGCTAGTTCTTGTTCTCGCTTGTAACCTTTAAAACGTTGTTCTTGCGCCAGACTGGCGAGCAAGGTGGTCTTGCCGACGCTATGGGCTCCACACAAGAAAACGCTTTTCATCGACGCCCCGTCTGTGACACACCTCCGCTTTGACAACAAGCTCATACGGGAAAGTCAAACAGGAAACCGATCGCCTAATTTGCTTGACCAAGAGCTCTGACGCAACAGAATTTTCCGTCAGCGTGTTGTTTTCTAGTAGATGAAAACCTAGATGGCTGGTAAGAACGTCTCACATCTTATAGCACGCGTGTTAATTAAACTCTTTACCTCTATAGCAGCAGCCAGCTCCTCTAGAGCATCCCAGGCCCTGGTCACAAGAGGCCATCACTCTCCTTACGTTTTCGAACATTCTCCTGTCTTCGATTTCGGCAAATTGGAAGAGAAGAATGAGCTGAAGCGCATCGCACTGCGTGAACACAGACCACGCGTAGATTGTGGAGAGTCGGATACCAGTCGACGCAGACTGTCG is a genomic window of Corticium candelabrum chromosome 11, ooCorCand1.1, whole genome shotgun sequence containing:
- the LOC134186944 gene encoding uncharacterized protein LOC134186944, which codes for MKSVFLCGAHSVGKTTLLASLAQEQRFKGYKREQELARGIIKQQKLKRDDFDHQKHPDAFERLQLDILQKQNEVEERNTKEGVPYLMDRGIDPLVYARYYLGEEAYKRLLDNPWAGTSLERYRSKSSRLFVIEPHQQCIEDDGVRVRPNLKELQEFTRVMKKTLDENRINYTIIHDLDIRRRVQVVLEATKT